The following is a genomic window from Streptomyces chrestomyceticus JCM 4735.
GCGTCGTCGGCCAGCAGCGGCAGCACCGAACCGGACGCCACGTCCTCGTGCTCGACGAGCACCCGGCCGCGGCGGCGGGCGACCGACAGGGCCTGCTCGGCCTGGCGGTGGGCGTGCGCGGCGTCCCGCGGCCCGGACGGCGCGGACAGGCCGACGGCGAGCTGCGCGCCGGACCGCCCCGCCTCGGCCCGCGCCGCGCGCCCGCGCGGCAGCGGCTGCCCGCCGTACCGGGCCTGGGCCGCGGCGGCGTGCTCGGCGCACGCCTCGACGGCGGCCCCGCCGTCGGCGGCCAGCACGACCAGCCGGGCGCCCTCCGGTACGGCCAGCACGGCCTCGCCGGTACGGGCCGCCGCCGACTCCATGGCGTCGGCGAGCGCGTCCAGGGCGGGCGGCGCGTCGCCGGACTCCGTGCCGTCGGCGGCGACCGGCTCGGCGACCACCACCCGGAAGGGCGCGTCCAGGAGACCGCCGTACAGCCGGCCCGCGACCGCCCGCGCGTGGTCCGGCTCACCGGCCAGCAGCATCCGCAGCACCGCGGCGCCGAGCCGCTGCTCGGCCTCCTGGAGGGCGCGGGAGCGCTCGGTGGTCAGCGTCAGGAGGGCGACGGCGGAGTGCACGGCGAAGCGTTCGGCGGTGCCCAGCGGCGCGCCCGTACCGACCGCGAGGACGCCGCGGGCGCGGCGGCCGGTGCCCAGCGACTGGAGCTCCACACGGTCGTCGCCCTCGGCGTCGCTGACGACGGAGCTGGCGGGGGCCGGGCGCTCGCGCAGCCGCCCCACGTCGCCGCTCAGCCGCGCGGCGCGGCGGGCCGCCCAGTCGGGGGCCGCCGCGACCACCGTGCCGGACGCGTCGTACAGCGCGGCCCACCCCTTGAGGTGCGCGGCGAGCCGGGCCAGCAGCTCGGCCGGGCCCTCGGTGCCGAGGGCGGCCCGGGTCAGCTCGCGCTGCGCCTCGAAGCCCTCGGTCACGGCGCGGTACTGGTCGGCGGCGACCGCGGCGGAGACGGCCTTGCTGATGGCGATGAACGGGGTGCTGCGGGGCACGCCCAGCAGCGGCAGTCCCTCCTCGGCGGCGGCGGTGACCAGCGCCCGCGGCACGTCCTCGTAGTTGACGCCGACCGCGAAGCCGAGCCCGACGACACCGGCGCCCGCGACCCGCCGCACGTACCGGCGGGCCGTCGCCGGGTCCTCGGCGTCCAGCTTGAGGGCGGTGATGAGCAGCAGCTCGCCGCCCTCCATGTACGGCACCGGGTCGATCAGCTCACTGGCGTGCGCCCAGCGCACCGG
Proteins encoded in this region:
- a CDS encoding PucR family transcriptional regulator, which encodes MPHTLASLAHHSALKLTVLAGEDRLDTPVRWAHASELIDPVPYMEGGELLLITALKLDAEDPATARRYVRRVAGAGVVGLGFAVGVNYEDVPRALVTAAAEEGLPLLGVPRSTPFIAISKAVSAAVAADQYRAVTEGFEAQRELTRAALGTEGPAELLARLAAHLKGWAALYDASGTVVAAAPDWAARRAARLSGDVGRLRERPAPASSVVSDAEGDDRVELQSLGTGRRARGVLAVGTGAPLGTAERFAVHSAVALLTLTTERSRALQEAEQRLGAAVLRMLLAGEPDHARAVAGRLYGGLLDAPFRVVVAEPVAADGTESGDAPPALDALADAMESAAARTGEAVLAVPEGARLVVLAADGGAAVEACAEHAAAAQARYGGQPLPRGRAARAEAGRSGAQLAVGLSAPSGPRDAAHAHRQAEQALSVARRRGRVLVEHEDVASGSVLPLLADDAVRAFADGLLRALREHDATGRGDLVASLHAWLSRHGQWDAAAADLGVHRHTLRYRMRRVEEILGRSLDDPDVRMELWLALKATAAVADPYEDGPGE